In the Phaeodactylum tricornutum CCAP 1055/1 chromosome 13, whole genome shotgun sequence genome, CGTCAATTGCACACCAGCTCGGAGACGACTGAGGACAATACAAGTATTTccagtttttgaaaaatcgTAGCAGTGGATCGGATACGATGTACCCAAAACAACTTCTGCCTCTTCTTGGAAGGTACTTAGTTCGGCCAATGCATTTCGCGTCACGACCAACGACCCGTCTTCGCTGTAGTCTCCAGGCGCCGCACCTAGTAATCCGATGATGGACGTGCAAGCACATTCATCTCGAATATATTGGGAGGCTTGTTCCGCAGTGGGAAATGGAATAATCTCCAAATGTCTTGATGCCCCGTGAGAACCATCAACACTGCATTGCGCATAtccgacaacgacgataaTTTTAACTCCAAAGGCACTCGCGCACCGAAATATCGGACCCAGACTCGTTGATTTCGACGGGTTTTCGATCAT is a window encoding:
- a CDS encoding predicted protein, whose protein sequence is METPASNCSPKIYLMIENPSKSTSLGPIFRCASAFGVKIIVVVGYAQCSVDGSHGASRHLEIIPFPTAEQASQYIRDECACTSIIGLLGAAPGDYSEDGSLVVTRNALAELSTFQEEAEVVLGTSYPIHCYDFSKTGNTCIVLSRLRAGVQLTLAQHCDAFIHVPHIPLHCETVPPPLLDIHSTLSIALFHASASLCVTERWFNGHKYDVENLAKTQRDDLDDMKSLYRLEQKQGLEEAIEHALDYNSLAALLGAGDDESS